Proteins from a genomic interval of Solea solea chromosome 10, fSolSol10.1, whole genome shotgun sequence:
- the psmb3 gene encoding proteasome subunit beta type-3, which yields MSIMSYNGGAVMAMRGKNCVAIAADRRFGIQAQMVTTDFQKIFPMGDRLYIGLAGLATDVQTVSQRLKFRLNLYELKEGRQIKPKTFMSMVSNLLYERRFGPYYIEPVIAGLDPKTFEPFICSLDLIGCPMVTEDFVVSGTCSEQMYGMCESLWEPDMEPEDLFETISQAMLNAVDRDAVSGMGVVVHVVEKDKITTRTLKARMD from the exons ATG TCTATTATGTCCTATAACGGCGGGGCCGTCATGGCCATGCGGGGGAAGAACTGTGTGGCAATAGCAGCGGACCGCAGATTTGGCATCCAGGCACAGATGGTCACCACAGACTTCCAGAAGATCTTTCCCATGGGAGACAGGCTATACATTGGGCTGGCTGGACTGGCCACTGATGTCcagacagt atcccAGAGGCTAAAATTCAGACTGAACCTGTATGAACTGAAGGAAGGTCGTCAGATAAAGCCCAAGACATTCATGAGCATGGTGTCCAACCTGCTGTATGAAAGGAG GTTTGGACCATACTACATTGAGCCTGTAATTGCTGGACTAGATCCCAAAACCTTTGAGCCGTTCATCTGCTCCCTGGATTTGATTGGCTGCCCCATGGTGACTGAAGACTTTGTAGTGAGCGGCACGTGTTCAGAGCAGATGTACGGCATGTGTGAATCTTTGTGGGAGCCAGATATG GAACCAGAGGACCTGTTCGAGACCATCTCCCAGGCGATGCTCAACGCTGTCGACAGAGATGCCGTGTCTGGCATGGGAGTTGTCGTACAT